Genomic segment of Psychrobacter sanguinis:
CACATCACCCCAACCCTATGTTGCTATCGCGGCATTGTATCCAAGTTAACGACTGGCGCTTGCTTTTAATTGACAGTAGTGTCCCAGGCAAAGTTTATGGCGAAGTGGGTAACAAAAACCTCCAATGGTTGTCTCAAAATTTAGCAAATAGTCATTCTCCTGTCATAATTGCCATGCATCATCACGTGCTGCCGATGGACTCTGCTTGGATTGATGCTCACATTGCCAAAGACGCTCAACAGTTCTGGCAATTAATGGCAGGTCAAACCCTAGTTAAAGCAGTGGTGACGGGGCATGTTCATCAACATTCTGAATCAGAGAAATTAGGTATCAAGGTATATACCACACCTTCGACTTGTTACCAATTTAAACCGAATTCTGATGACTTTGCTTTAGACGACCAAGCAGTACCGGGCTACCGTTGGTTAAGTTTAGATAAACAAGGCATTATACATAGCTGGATAACTAGGTTAAGTGAAAAGTGAGCTCAAGGTTTGTTCTTATAACGCTAAAACCGTTTAGATGACCTTGTTGCTCTTGATAAATCAATAAGATGACCTTATATAATATTTCTCGCAATACCTAGCAAAGTATGATATAAGGGTCAATTATTTTTATTTGGCACCCACCACTAAATGGATATAGGAAACTGTCATGAGTCAAAACGCTATTGACGACCTAACTTTTAAGCCGTACGAAGCTGAAGCAGACGAAGAATACATGTCAGATGCACAGCTTGCCCATTTTGAGAATATGCTTAAGGCATGGAAGCAACAATTGACAGAAGAGGCTGAAAGCACTAAGACTTATATTCAAGATGAGTCAGCTGCCTTATCAGATACCAATGATAGAGCGACTCAAGAAGAAGAGTTTGCCTTGGCCTTACGCACTCGTGATCGTGAGCGTAAGTTAATTCGCAAAATTGATAAGTCATTGGCAGAAATCAGCAATGGCGATTATGGTTTTTGTGACACTTGCGGCGTTGAGATTGGTTTGCGTCGTTTAGAAGCCCGTCCTACTGCCACCCAGTGTATCGACTGTAAAACCTTATCAGAAATCAAAGAGCGTCAAAACTGGGGACATTCTTAAGCCTAAGTCACCTTAACGGCTATTGACTGTTTACTTTTATGACGACATCTGCTCTGACACGGCCCACTGCTTGTCCTATTTATAGGCCAACTGTGGGCCGTTTTGCTCCCTCCCCCACAGGTGAATTGCACCTAGGTTCATTGACCACAGCGATTGCCAGTTATTGTCATATTAAATCGCT
This window contains:
- a CDS encoding metallophosphoesterase, with amino-acid sequence MANYRMTTYPPTQIKTDDGIINILQLTDLHLYLNHSKATAGINNYQSFMACLEQALSEDIRCDLILLSGDLVNEVKPKIYQQIYQILQKTGIAFACIAGNHDVTDELGEDLPYAERQFVAHHPNPMLLSRHCIQVNDWRLLLIDSSVPGKVYGEVGNKNLQWLSQNLANSHSPVIIAMHHHVLPMDSAWIDAHIAKDAQQFWQLMAGQTLVKAVVTGHVHQHSESEKLGIKVYTTPSTCYQFKPNSDDFALDDQAVPGYRWLSLDKQGIIHSWITRLSEK
- the dksA gene encoding RNA polymerase-binding protein DksA — its product is MSQNAIDDLTFKPYEAEADEEYMSDAQLAHFENMLKAWKQQLTEEAESTKTYIQDESAALSDTNDRATQEEEFALALRTRDRERKLIRKIDKSLAEISNGDYGFCDTCGVEIGLRRLEARPTATQCIDCKTLSEIKERQNWGHS